A region from the Rhodocyclaceae bacterium genome encodes:
- a CDS encoding LysR family transcriptional regulator yields MNIDLEGMRAFVELANRGSFGEAASALAWSQPTLSRRFQRFEASLGVRLVDRTTRRVALTAVGRSFLPHAQRLLRDFEGAFSELRGSSGGVSGHVTLACIQTAAYRFLPSVLAAFQQQHPDTRVRVLDRSADAVAQAVIEGQAEFGVGFLGARRPELDFDPLFDDPFVLVCHRRHPLAKLQQVPWSALDGHRAIRVGTGAASSLLLDLALAETPVRIDWFYEVDATFSTAIGFVEAQLGIALLPRLAIDDGRHPLLVTRPLVSPRVSRPLGIVRRHGITLSPAAGRLLAELGVHAKLRRGRKPAPAKGRAAAGAAK; encoded by the coding sequence ATGAATATCGACCTGGAGGGGATGCGCGCGTTCGTCGAGCTCGCGAACCGCGGCAGTTTCGGCGAGGCGGCCAGTGCGCTCGCCTGGTCGCAGCCGACGCTGTCGCGCCGTTTCCAGCGCTTCGAAGCGTCGCTCGGCGTCCGGCTGGTCGACCGCACGACGCGGCGGGTCGCACTGACCGCTGTCGGACGCAGTTTCCTGCCGCACGCCCAGCGGCTGCTGCGCGATTTCGAGGGCGCCTTCTCGGAGCTTCGCGGCAGTTCCGGCGGTGTGTCCGGGCATGTCACGCTCGCCTGCATCCAGACCGCCGCCTACCGCTTCCTGCCGTCGGTGCTGGCGGCGTTCCAGCAGCAGCATCCCGACACGCGCGTGCGCGTGCTCGATCGCAGTGCCGATGCCGTCGCGCAGGCGGTGATCGAGGGCCAGGCGGAGTTCGGCGTCGGCTTCCTCGGGGCGCGCCGTCCCGAACTCGACTTCGACCCGCTGTTCGACGACCCGTTCGTGCTGGTGTGCCACCGCCGCCATCCGCTGGCGAAGCTCCAGCAGGTGCCGTGGAGCGCGCTCGACGGGCATCGTGCGATCCGGGTCGGCACCGGCGCGGCGAGCAGCCTGCTGCTCGACCTGGCGCTGGCGGAGACACCGGTGCGCATCGACTGGTTCTACGAAGTCGATGCCACGTTCTCCACCGCGATCGGCTTCGTCGAGGCGCAACTCGGCATCGCGCTGCTGCCGAGGCTGGCGATCGACGACGGACGCCATCCGCTGCTGGTCACGCGCCCGCTGGTCTCGCCGCGGGTCAGCCGTCCGCTCGGCATCGTTCGCCGGCACGGCATCACCCTGTCGCCGGCGGCCGGCAGGCTGCTTGCCGAGCTCGGCGTCCACGCGAAGCTGCGGCGTGGCCGCAAACCTGCGCCCGCGAAGGGCAGGGCCGCGGCCGGCGCCGCGAAATGA
- a CDS encoding MmgE/PrpD family protein, translating into MSHEAGGDNRYTRGIAEFVSGLRYEDVPPEVLARIKLLMLDSLGCALYGADLEWSRILQRTLSAVDATRTCPVWGTDQRLSAPHAALVNGTQVQGFELDDVHRAGVLHVGAVVLPALIAVAQMRPGMTGREFLAAAVAGYEIGPRVGLCMGPEHIAQGWHSGATLGVFSAAAGAARGLGLDADRTVHALGIAGTQAAGLMAAQYGAMVKRVHAGRSSQSGLYGALFAREGLTGIVNVLESEYGGYCTTFSRSTDRFKLSELTAGFGSTWQTMGVALKFYSCVGSNHTTLDAIRDMQVERPFGAEDVDRILVHGSQVTMDHVGWKYVPQGLTSAQLNLPYCVATWLLEGDCFVDQFTDDKVADAERMRIAQKVAVQHDDVITAKGAKYRHEVRVELWLKDGTRFERRVESARGSEYRFASDADVVEKFGKLASKALPPRKVEALRDAILGLDTLADASTLGELLVR; encoded by the coding sequence ATGTCACATGAAGCGGGCGGCGACAACCGCTATACCCGGGGCATCGCGGAGTTCGTCTCCGGGTTGCGTTACGAGGACGTGCCGCCCGAGGTGCTGGCGCGGATCAAGCTGCTGATGCTCGATTCGCTCGGCTGCGCGCTGTACGGCGCCGACCTCGAGTGGAGCCGCATCCTGCAGCGCACGCTTTCGGCGGTCGACGCCACCCGCACCTGCCCGGTCTGGGGCACCGACCAGCGCCTGTCGGCGCCGCATGCGGCGCTGGTCAACGGCACGCAGGTGCAGGGCTTCGAACTGGACGACGTGCACCGTGCCGGCGTCCTGCATGTCGGGGCCGTCGTGCTGCCGGCCCTGATCGCCGTCGCCCAGATGCGCCCGGGCATGACCGGGCGAGAGTTCCTGGCGGCGGCGGTGGCCGGCTACGAGATCGGGCCGCGCGTCGGCCTGTGCATGGGGCCAGAGCACATCGCACAGGGCTGGCATTCCGGCGCCACGCTCGGCGTGTTCTCTGCCGCGGCAGGCGCCGCGCGGGGCCTTGGCCTCGATGCCGATCGCACCGTGCATGCGCTGGGCATCGCCGGTACCCAGGCCGCCGGCCTGATGGCGGCGCAGTACGGGGCGATGGTCAAGCGGGTGCATGCCGGTCGTTCGTCGCAGAGCGGGCTGTACGGCGCGCTGTTCGCGCGCGAGGGGCTGACCGGCATCGTCAACGTGCTCGAAAGCGAGTACGGCGGCTACTGCACGACCTTCTCGCGCTCGACCGACCGCTTCAAGCTGTCGGAGCTCACCGCCGGGTTCGGTTCGACCTGGCAGACCATGGGCGTCGCGCTGAAGTTCTATTCCTGCGTCGGCAGCAACCACACGACACTGGATGCGATCCGCGACATGCAGGTCGAGCGACCGTTCGGCGCGGAGGATGTCGACCGCATCCTGGTCCACGGTTCGCAGGTCACCATGGACCATGTCGGCTGGAAGTACGTGCCGCAGGGACTGACCTCGGCCCAGCTCAACCTGCCGTACTGCGTGGCGACCTGGCTGCTGGAGGGCGACTGCTTCGTCGACCAGTTCACCGACGACAAGGTGGCAGACGCGGAGCGTATGCGCATCGCGCAGAAGGTCGCCGTGCAGCATGACGACGTGATCACCGCCAAGGGCGCCAAGTACCGGCACGAGGTCAGGGTCGAACTCTGGCTGAAGGACGGCACGCGATTCGAACGCCGGGTCGAGTCGGCACGCGGCAGCGAGTACCGCTTCGCCTCGGATGCCGA
- the tcuA gene encoding FAD-dependent tricarballylate dehydrogenase TcuA has product MGSTQYDVVVIGKGNAALCAALSAKDQGASVIVLEAASEDESGGNSRFAGGVMRFAYETVDDLKRVTDLTDEEVANSDFGTNTKEEYFDDLFRLTQFRTDPELSETLVTQSLDVMAWLRGKGARFVPNFGRQSGMVNGKRKFFGRLPIEVSGGGAGLVRYLDAAVAKAGIEVLYETRALSLIYDGVKVSGVRARRNGEVVEFGAKSVVLGCGGFEANPEWRTKYLGPGWELAKVRGSRFNVGDGLKMALDIGAAPYGNWSGCHATGWDRYAPEFGDVNVGDQFQKHSYIFGLLINSDGKRFVDEGWDFHSFTYAKYGGEVLKQQGQFAWQVFDSKVKHLLRSEYRIKFVTKVSSDTLEGLAAQLEGVDGEQFLKTVHAYNAAVNKDVKFDHTVKDGKGTTGIEPAKSNWAQALDAPPYEAYSTTCGITFTFGGVRIRHETGQVVDSHLQPIPGLYACGEMVGGLFYFNYPSGTGLVSGAVFGRIAGRGAGLAATGKAGA; this is encoded by the coding sequence GTGGGTTCGACGCAATACGACGTGGTCGTGATCGGCAAGGGCAATGCGGCGCTGTGCGCTGCGCTCTCGGCCAAGGACCAGGGTGCCAGCGTGATCGTGCTCGAGGCAGCGTCCGAGGACGAGTCCGGCGGCAACAGCCGGTTCGCCGGTGGCGTGATGCGCTTCGCCTACGAAACGGTGGACGACCTGAAGCGGGTCACCGACCTCACCGACGAGGAAGTCGCCAACAGCGACTTCGGCACGAACACGAAGGAAGAGTACTTCGACGACCTGTTCCGGCTGACACAGTTCCGCACCGATCCCGAGTTGTCGGAGACGCTGGTCACGCAGAGCCTGGACGTGATGGCCTGGCTGCGCGGCAAGGGAGCGCGCTTCGTGCCGAACTTCGGCCGTCAGTCGGGCATGGTGAACGGCAAGCGCAAGTTCTTCGGACGCCTGCCGATCGAAGTGTCCGGTGGTGGCGCTGGTCTGGTGCGCTATCTCGATGCCGCGGTCGCCAAGGCCGGCATCGAGGTCCTGTACGAGACGCGCGCGCTGTCGCTGATCTACGACGGCGTGAAGGTGTCCGGCGTGCGTGCTCGGCGCAACGGCGAGGTGGTCGAATTCGGCGCGAAGTCGGTGGTGCTCGGCTGCGGCGGCTTCGAGGCGAACCCCGAGTGGCGCACGAAGTACCTCGGGCCGGGCTGGGAACTGGCCAAGGTGCGCGGCTCGCGTTTCAACGTCGGCGACGGCCTGAAGATGGCGCTGGACATCGGCGCCGCCCCCTACGGCAACTGGTCGGGCTGCCATGCGACCGGCTGGGACCGCTACGCGCCCGAGTTCGGCGACGTCAACGTCGGCGACCAGTTCCAGAAGCACAGCTACATCTTCGGCCTGCTGATCAACTCCGATGGCAAGCGCTTCGTCGACGAGGGCTGGGACTTCCATTCGTTCACCTATGCCAAGTACGGCGGCGAGGTGCTGAAGCAGCAGGGACAGTTCGCCTGGCAGGTGTTCGACTCGAAGGTGAAGCACCTGCTGCGTTCCGAGTACCGGATCAAGTTCGTGACCAAGGTCTCCTCCGACACGCTGGAGGGCCTGGCCGCTCAGCTCGAGGGCGTCGACGGCGAACAGTTCCTGAAGACCGTGCATGCCTACAACGCGGCGGTGAACAAGGACGTCAAGTTCGACCACACGGTCAAGGACGGCAAGGGCACGACCGGCATCGAACCGGCGAAGTCGAACTGGGCGCAGGCGCTCGACGCGCCGCCCTACGAGGCCTACTCCACCACCTGCGGCATCACCTTCACCTTCGGCGGCGTGCGCATCCGCCACGAAACCGGGCAGGTGGTCGACTCGCACCTGCAGCCGATCCCCGGGCTGTATGCCTGCGGCGAGATGGTCGGCGGGCTGTTCTACTTCAACTACCCGAGTGGCACCGGCCTGGTGTCTGGCGCGGTGTTCGGCCGAATCGCCGGCCGTGGTGCCGGCCTTGCCGCCACCGGCAAGGCAGGAGCCTGA
- a CDS encoding tripartite tricarboxylate transporter substrate binding protein, whose product MVLALPLLLQGLVLAPSAAAQQAGDAAWPARPIRLVVPYAPGGGLDILARLIAPRLSERWGQGVLVDNRPGASGQLGAQLVAGAAPDGHTLVIISTEHITAPMVYRRQLYDPIASFVPIVQTGAQSYLLVVNAGVPAQTVKELVALAKARKLNYTSAGTGSVGHLSGELFKSLAGIEMTHVPYKGTGPALGDTVSGQVQVMVVNPLPAMPHIKSGRLRLLAVTDSRRIASLPDVPTIAEAGIAGFGTTGWNGLLAPAGTPRTVVARINEAVVSIVRAPELRDRMSSEGTEPIGSTPEAFRALMVSDQKRWAAVVSKMKIDAD is encoded by the coding sequence ATGGTCCTGGCTCTCCCGCTGCTCCTGCAGGGCCTCGTGCTGGCGCCGTCGGCCGCTGCGCAGCAGGCCGGGGACGCGGCCTGGCCGGCCCGACCGATTCGTCTGGTCGTGCCGTATGCGCCCGGCGGCGGGCTGGACATCCTGGCCCGGCTGATCGCACCCCGGCTGTCCGAGCGCTGGGGCCAGGGCGTGCTGGTCGACAACCGGCCGGGTGCGAGCGGCCAGCTCGGTGCGCAGCTCGTCGCCGGTGCCGCGCCCGACGGCCATACGCTGGTGATCATCTCGACCGAGCACATCACCGCACCGATGGTCTACCGGCGCCAGCTCTACGATCCGATCGCAAGCTTCGTGCCGATCGTCCAGACCGGTGCACAGTCCTACCTGCTGGTGGTCAATGCCGGCGTGCCGGCCCAGACCGTGAAGGAACTCGTGGCGCTGGCGAAGGCACGCAAGCTGAACTACACCTCGGCCGGCACCGGATCGGTCGGCCACCTGTCCGGCGAACTGTTCAAGTCGCTGGCGGGCATCGAGATGACGCACGTGCCGTACAAGGGCACCGGCCCGGCACTGGGCGACACCGTGTCCGGACAGGTGCAGGTGATGGTGGTCAACCCGCTGCCCGCGATGCCGCACATCAAGTCGGGCCGGCTTCGCCTGCTGGCGGTCACCGACAGCCGCCGCATCGCCTCGCTGCCGGACGTGCCGACCATCGCCGAAGCGGGCATCGCCGGCTTCGGCACCACCGGCTGGAACGGCCTGCTGGCACCGGCCGGCACGCCGCGCACGGTAGTCGCGCGCATCAACGAAGCGGTGGTGTCGATCGTGCGCGCGCCTGAACTGCGCGACCGCATGTCGAGCGAAGGCACTGAACCGATCGGCAGCACGCCGGAGGCGTTCCGTGCGCTGATGGTGTCGGACCAGAAGCGCTGGGCCGCCGTCGTGTCGAAGATGAAGATCGACGCCGACTGA